The DNA sequence ATACTGGCTGGGTTGgtttgattaaaacctttcaaggcagtgccccagcatgatgtGACTTCAAAGAAATTCAACTGTTAGTTCTTGCTGGTCAACCAGCTGCTTGGATGCTTCATTCAGTATTTGCTAGGTCTGAGCCTACAAAGGGAGATTACCAATGcaagatttttgttttattgatttcatatttcaatGTATTGATTTCTTTGCAGTAAATTCCTCTTTCTGCTAGTTCTGGAAATATCTCACATTTGTGAACAATGATAATTTCACGTTGATCATGCTACTTACAAAACTGCAGTTTTAATAAGGGAGATTTTTGagttttttgttattctttaaaaaaaaatttacttgagCTTTTACTGATATACAGGGAGATCTGTGTAAAgggttttattgtttttatacagacgcacacacagctTAGCTGTGTGGTTTAAAAGCTTGCTCTTTAACTGTGTGGCTTCAGGTTCTGATCCATTGCAAGCCCcctagcaagtgtcttctactgtaactctGGGTCAACCaatacattgtgagtgaatttggtagatggaaactgcatggaagccatttgtgtgtttgttccaccaccactgcttgtatttgtttatgtccttgtaactttgCAATTCAGCAAAGgagttcaatagaataagtaccagttaaaaaaaaaatgcacttgatatgtttgactaaattcttcaaggtggtgctccagcatggtcacagtctaatggctgGTTATTTTCACCACTTTGTTGTGTCCATCTTCCCAGGCCCTGCACCATCCACTATATCTTGTCCATTCTCCACAGAACATCAATTTTTTGGAATTCCTTCCCTGCTCATGGACATTGACTTTCAAtgttttgattgtttgtttggaTAATACTGTTTTACATATACTCATTACACTGGTTTGGTAGGATTTGACAGAGACTTGGCTGAGGGAGCCTATAAGCAGTTGCTTATAGGCTCCCTCATCAACTTATAGGCTCCCTCATCAACTTGTAGTATTAAACTGTTGTACATTTTAGTGTATGATTGTGTTGATggattgttttctctttttccccaGTACAGTTACTCTTTCTCAAAATCCTTAATTATGTGAATGTTAActgaatctttttatttttttgttgttgcagatGTGAACAAAAAATCGACAACTGACTCTGCATCAGAAAAAGAGGATTTAAACGGTAACTCATTGGTCATCAGCAAGATACAATCAAACACAACTACTGATGCTGGACGAAATCAAGAGTTACAAACAGAGGGAATGGGGAAAGAACTGGACCAGAAGAGCTGCAAGCCAGCTGATTCGCAAGACTCTACACAGAAGTCTCGCAAGGGCCGCAAAGGTCCTATAGTCTATGCTGAAGATATTCCAGATtatagaggaaaagagaaaatagaggATCTCTTGAACTTCATTGGGAAAAGCCCAAACAATGACACTTTAAGCaaggacaaaaaaaagaaaagtaagaaaaaaagccTCCATGGCCGTCCTTGCCGTTCGAGTGCAGAAAATAAGGATGAAAAAATCGAATTGTTGGAGTCTGATTCAACAGATCTTTATCCAACCAAATCTTTGGATAAAGCATGTTGCAACTGCAATAACTCTGAGATTGATGACTGCCTCGGTGATGACAATGGTCAGGCTGATAATAGCATTGTTCTGAATCCGGAATATTCCTCTCCTAATTCTGCTGAACCCTTTATTCTTGTGGAGAAGAAAAGCAAGAAACGGTTGAATGCAAACCTGAACCGACCGAATAAATTTGCGCCCAAGTCCCCCTACCGAAACCGAAAGCTAAGCTCGTCAGTCATGCATCCCCACCAGCCTCAGCACTTCCACTGTAATGAAAAAACTGAATTAGACTCTTCATATTCTGATTTAGAAGGTTCCTATAAAGCACGTCGCAACTCAACTGGCAACGTCCACATGCAGATGTCTACGGTGCAAAGTATAACTACAGAGGATAGTGACAATGAAAGTTGGACATCTTTACCGATTTCTCAGGTTTCTCAGGGAATccaattaataaatgaaaatagttacCCAATTTCCTATGCGAAGATAGCTGCTCTGAGCTTGCCTTTGTCAAACTCTCAGTCATTGAATCGTAGTGTCCCATGTTCTGTGTCTAAAACTGGAGAAAATGTTCCTGGGTGCAAAGAGACTAGTGCTGTTGTTAAAACCAACAGCGTCAGTGTAATTAAAGACAATCAAGTTAGGCGTACCTCAAATGGCAATGAGCAGAGTTGTTGTGGAAGTGACATCAGCACTGAGAATAGTGATAATAGTGCTAATTATTTATTGAAAGACAATGATAATTATTTAGACAGGAGGCATTCGGTTGGGGAGTGCATAGCTAACGGTACTTCAGTGAAAGAGCCCAAGGCTACGACCTCCACTCCAAAGAACCTACATCATAACAAGggccaaaaagaaaataaaaacgagaCCAAGGAACAAGATATTTCATTTTGTGATCATAAAAcatcatctatatataaaaatatagtttctGGTCTGTGTCTTAGCTCAACAGAAAACGGGGAGGAGAATTTTAATTTGTCACTTAATAATCTAAATAAAGCCAAGAACTTTAATAAAAGCAAACTAGTTTCTCATCACTCCCttgtacaacaacagcagcaccaacaacaaccaccacagcaGTGTAATATTTACGTTAATAACAGTAATACAAAATGTAATATGACAGATATTCTTGCTGTGAAATTTATCAATCCAAGAGATAAAAAGCACAATGACAAACAATATAAGGTAACTTTTGGTTTTTTCTATGATCCAGACAATAAAAATGGTAGAAATATGACTGGAAATGACACCATTGTTGATAGTAGTAGCTGTCCTCTCTCTTCAGAACTTCCTACTTCATTGCCTGCTGAGCCCTTTTTGCCCAAGCAGGTATCAAACGATAAAGATGAAGACCACAAGAAGTTAGAGGACAGAGCTGCAAAACCTGGGTGTAAAGAAGGCAACGGTGTTTTGAAATCAtctcataataataaaataaatcctgGTGATGAGGTTACGGGCAAAATCCCTCAACTTCCTGAGGCAAACTGTGATTCAACTGAGAAGACTGTAAAAAATACTGAAGCTGTCAAATGTGTTAGCAAATTAAATGGAGTTGTTCTTCCCACCAACACAAATTCTTTAGAAACCTATTCACTTCGAACAAATGAAACACCTGAGAGTGCCACCATTTCAACTAGCTCTACTCTACCAACCACAAGCAATTCCAAAACTGTGAGTCCCACTGCAGTAGATGACGAAAGACCCCGTGGTTTGTCCAACATTCAGGGAAAtaacaacctccaccaccatcacacaagcAATAAAAAAACAATCCCCGACAGTAAATGCGGGGGAAATAACGGGGATAGTACAGTAAGCTTACAATTCATAGCCCTTTCGTATGGGGATAAAATCCAAAAGGACAATAAACAAAAGGTGATACATTTCCGGAGTGATGTGGCTGATACCCAGCTCTTCAACCAACAGGAAATTTTATCCTATCTTAGCAATGGTAAATataggtctttttttttattaactttttttcactgtttctcataaatatacaaattattttactattcCGATTGTCAGAATAAATGTTACCTTGATTAACCGTTTTCATATATTAACCTGCCTCCCAGACTGCTTCTTGTTCTAAGACAGAAAAACatctgctttaaccctttagcatttaaaccagccatatctggccaaaatagtctgttttatgttaaactggtcagatctagcttctcacacctaccctacaatgtcattctaatcataaacaatcacatcatcaaagctatgagataatgcatgattaattcaaacagtAAAAGATCAGATAAAAATTTCAGAAGGGTGAATGTCCTCCACTCAATCTTTGAATACTTTTTTTTAGTGGAAGTTCATTTTGTTGCAAACGTTCAGATCAGGTCAAATCCTTCCATGCACGCACACTTGGAGATGTCTGGCTAATGCATCAATCCTGTCAATCTCACTTAAGTCTGAGTGAAGACAAATGACTCAGTTATTTAAAAGAACCTAATTCTggttcaatgaaatatattttaatgtttgtttttttccgcCCTCTCTTATTATCGCCTGTTAAAGAGCTTatacaattttgtgtgtgtatatatatatatatatatataaaatgcacaaaTGGGTGCTAATGTGCNNNNNNNNNNGCTAATGTGcgtttgttcatatatacacacacacacacacacattattataggTGTAGCTGTATGATTAAGTTtatttctcaaccatgtggtcttgggttcagtcccactgcacagtaccttgatgaagtgtcttctattatagccccaatccagccaaagccttgtgagtggatttggtaggtggaaactgaaagaagcctgtcacatgtgTTTGGGTACACCCTTGTGAAAACATGTGATGTTGGTAAATGAGtaccatcatcatacaagtgaggttgtttgtttccaaatGTGGTCAGTTGCCAGTCATTTAGGCATCAGATAGAATGTGTAGATATTTTtctgaggttcactttgcctttcatcatttcagggttgataaaaaaaacaaaaaaaaaacagtaccaaCCTACTACAGGTGTAGTCCTCTCCCACTGGCTATCATAGCctgaatatttaattaatagtGGGTAGAGTGGCCAAGACAGAACATCTGTGTCTGCTCACAGTTACATCCATGGATATTTATAGCCATTAgtaaaagcatggtacatgctacTAAGTCTTGCTCAGTTACAAATGACAACTAttgttacaggttcagtccctctgagtggcacctttggcaagtgtctactactatagatctgggctaaccaaaaccttgtgggcgGATTTGATacgcagaaagtgaaagaaacccatggcgtgtgtgtgtgtgtacattttccatgttggcatacgTTTAGATGGGTTGACACATTCTGGTGAGCCACTGGGCTACGTAATGTTCCATgtcagctttgacatggtttctacagcagctGGATGcatttcttaatgccaaccacttttgcactgggtgtttttttgttttttttcatgccaacagcactggtgaggttgccaagtaactcgcaaaacaagaaaaggaaaaaaagctcTCAACTAAGTGGAAGGACTATTTGAATGTAAGGCGAGATGGTTTTTATGCCAGGGACAAAATATAGGTGTCTTCCTATAGAGAAGATATATGGCTATcctgcattatataagggtgagAGTAGCTGGAAAGTGTGTCACTTATACAGcatcattaattttcaatattctgcacAAACATGCTTGGCCatcaggaaatattaccttgcttggaaacaggtatgggttggtggcaggaagtgcatccagctgtagaaaatttgctacTATAAATTCTCTCCAATTCatgcaaacaaaaaaatgaacattaaaccaatggtggtggtgatgtaatcAGTTGCAATTATAGTGTGCAGCAACCACCACGGAGCGGTGATTCAgtcagtattatcatcatcatatttgacATTCCTTTCACAGCACTActctggaatgaaaaaaaaagaccctGCATAACTGCACCAACACACCTCATTTATCCCCATTATTTGTGTAGCTTTCTGTGCAGTTTGTTAAGTCCCAGGTCAGTTCTTACTGGCTTGACCTGTAATAAAAAGAAACTGTTCTAGACATGACAAGCTGGGTTATTGTTTGTTTTGAGACATTGTATATCTAGCACTGtattattatctaatgtgtccttccttcctGTAAAGAGAGTAGTAATGTGATTTGGCATTTTGTGCTATTTCTAGAAGTAAATTTGTATGATTGAAGTGGGGtggttacttgtttcagtcattggactgcagccatgctgagacactgctttgaagaatttattcaaataaatcaaccctggtacttatacAAGAATAAGTAGACTTTACAATAAGTCCATCTATTCTAGATTTGTCTTAAAATAAGTCTAGAATattctttcttaaaatattttagacTCTAAGTCTTTGGcaaagataaaataattatgcCAAAGAGTTATTCTATCAACTTTTTTGCTAAACCTGCAAGGTTGTAAAGaaaccagtaccagttgtcactggacacacggacacacattgTGACTTCTCAGCTAGATCACATGCTGGTTTATTGAGTCATGCTCATATGCATATTGTTTTTGGTGGCCTGAGGAGTCACCAGGTGAAGTAAATGAATTGTAAACATTGGtgaatggtagtaatagtagtgtaaGGATGATGTTGGTTATCTATTTggttggagttttttttttttttttttttttttttttctgtcttctaactcaacactcatatgtatacatatacacacacacacaacgggcttctttcagcttccatctatcaaatccactcacaaggctttggtcagcctggagttatagaagacatttgcccaagatgccaactGTGATGGCAATCTATTGTGAGGGTGTTGAAGAATTTTGCTTAGAAGTCTGAAAATAGATGTTGGATTCTCAGtgttatataataatgtaatgttAAAACTGCAAAGTTATCTGGTCGCTAGTTTTAACACAAAAACTGCTGTGctactgtttttgtttcagtttattttggcATCATTATGCTGATGTTTGAAAttaattaacctgaaattttgcTGGAAGGTTCTACTTTACGTGactttaaaacaaagtttgtatcataaaccAGGGGTGTCTTCAGGCAGGTTTTGAATGAGAAGGACTCAATGGGTGAGATAAGGAGAAAACACTTTTCACTGTAGTCAATGTGAAAAGTTAAtttacgtttctttttttctgaggttttttttttctttttcttttcttttctgaaagaAAGATTTAAGGAAGGGTGATtcttcatcattaaaaaaaagctAACACATGAATTAGAAGCATTGTGGGGTGGGCaagatatatatgagagagaaagccaagagatatatatgtgagatagTGGACACCTGATCGTCACTGTCCATCTCCTTGAGAATACCTTtaattcattctcactctctctctcttaaacgTAGGTAGGTATGTAACCCCACTACACCAACCTTTTCCCCTCATACTTTAGCCTCCATCTAACATATGGACACTGCATCCTCCCTCCCTGGGTTTAACTTGCAAGCTATACAGGGACCTCATTTGTGTCAGTGGCCCCaaaatagcacccagtacacactatagtggttggcattaggaagggtatccagctatagaaatcatgaCAAAACAGACATTCAAATATAATGGAGTCTTTGATTCATTGGATccttgtcaaatcatccaacctatgccagcatggaatacagacattaaatgattatatatatataaatgatatatatatatgattatacatacatagatagatagatagatagattttaggttttacttgactcaatagatcTCCTTAAGCACGGCGTATCACCagatgattcaaaggtactttttaaatgggttgCTTATGCAACACTGCtataggctacagctgtgatctcacttgctgggtcttctcaattacAGCGTATCTCCCAAGGTCTCCGTCTCTTGTcgttgcctttgtgaggcccaacgtttgaaggtcatacttcaccacctcatcccatgtcttcctgggtctcgcTCTTCCGCAGGTTCCTTGcactcctcatccatatgcagcacattaccataccagtgcagtcgtctcccttgcacactacatctgatgcttatgtccaacatttctctcaaggtgcttacacACTGTTGTTaaacatccagtggatcatactagcttcatttctttcaagcttatgtATATCCTCAAcaatcatggcccatgtttcactgttgtgtagcatggcagtacacacatatgcatcatacagtctacctttcactctgagtgagaggccctttatcaccagtagaggtaggagctttctgaactttgcccagactattcttattctagtggcaatgctctccaaacatccacccccactacttacttggttgcctaggtagtggaagctatcaactacttctggtTTCTCcacctggcatgtgatggaatctgttttctgagcatctgtagTGTTTttttgcccctgtgcatctgccgcacacaaaAGCTGTcatcccagttaaccttcctttgatgttgctgcacctcttatgcgtccatagcttacactgggtacatcttatggagtttctacctacaccttttctacagatcgatcAGGGCCATCTAGCTGAAGGGCTTTGTGATTTGTTCACCTTCCTACTTTCTAGGgctttggtttttgcaacattgactctaaggccctttgattctaaaccttgcttccacacctgaaatttttctctagttctggtagtgattcagctatgagagcaagatcatcagcgtagagaagctcccaggggcatcctgccttgaattcctctgttattacctggaggactatgatgaataagagggggctgagggctgatccttcgtgaatccctacttctacctggaattcttcactatactcattgccaacccttattttactgacagcatccctgtttTCTGCATCGCCTGCCAGATAAGGCAtcggaggaccctgtcaaaggttttttccatgtcaacaaaagccaagtataggggtttatctttggttagctatttctcctgcagttgctttACCAAGAATATAGTATTGGTGgcgcttctacctggcacaaatctGAACTGTACTTagtctaagcagactctctccctaattagttgtgctatgaccctctctgtgaccttcatcacAGTTTGTAATCCCGGtgtgatccagcagtttgatacccctgtagttattcctatctaatgcatcacctttacctttataacagttgactatggtgctgctatgccagtcattgggtatgactcttttGCGGACTACCTGGTTTGCAATACaagtgactagaccataacccacacccagatattttaagtatctcagcagtgattcctgatgggcttgGGTCTTTTCCTGATTTCAtgcccttaattgctttatctacctggGTGTTATCAATTCGGTTAGCTGGTCCCTcgactgggtcaacatttggcaggctctcctcctcccattcattctccacattcagcaacctttcataatggcatctccaagcctctttctttgaagaatcattaaaagcaagtgcaccatcatccatgcggacacatttctctcctgtgacatcacaattttctgtCGCACACCGTCTTGCAATCTgtaatacttcagttctttggtcctcacattgctgaacattggcaaacttcttttctgcttctcccttaactatatatatctgtctcccAGCCTCGcttctggctatctggtacagttccctgctacccccaattcttccaggttttccaggcctgtttctttgctctaatgccCTTGTCTACTGTATTATTCCACTACCACATTACCCTAGCtatggaagggactttgcaccagccgcagatttggtctgtggcactcagtaagTTGTCATGTAGGAATTTCCATTTACCCTCTATGTCACAAATGTGTAGCTCCTACTCCTTATCAAATTCCTTAATGAGGATGTCCccaaatctctgaccatgtgaagggttcttcagcttccaaatccttttctggattggtctgcttcttggcatccttctggcctaaAGTCACTAATCACTAGTCTATGCTTGgggtggggtacattcttcaccagggagggtcttagtaaccatgcatcccactgtctggtgaggatgaaatcaatctggcttgCAGAGTCGCCTGATTGACAGGTTATCAGGTGGCtctctggcttcctgaagttggcgttgcagattaataggttgCTTGCaccacagaactccagtagcctagttccctcttcatttcaggaaccaattccatggcacCTGTGAACACCATAGAAGATACCAGATTGCTGTCCTACATACTCGTTGAAATCTCCAAccacaaagatgaggtcattgccactcatctttgaggtagcctgtagaagggtatcataaaagtggtccttctgattGTTTGGGAGGCCATCTTGTGGggtgtaggcagagataattgtagctatactattctgcaggactagcctgagcttaagcacttTATCACATGCTCTGACTACCATTATGACCTTattcacccatttctctgcaaggagtatgcctacaccccctactccatcactattaccatcccagattttatacctatgtgccttgcctgtgaggaccctggctgaagctcctcccCACCTTACCTCTCAAGCATCTTGACAATGTCACTAGACTTATTTTTCAATGTGCCGACATTGACA is a window from the Octopus bimaculoides isolate UCB-OBI-ISO-001 chromosome 25, ASM119413v2, whole genome shotgun sequence genome containing:
- the LOC106874415 gene encoding myb-like protein U isoform X1; translation: MSQTRLCRDSSWGNDRNGSKLMNAKGQISLSQGLIHKNGKPSLSLKLSENSYLNKKQHLWLLNGDAKPVNSVNASNSLVWDSNCLEMSTYGTETVSPSRKKMLPMADYCLSEAEGLNYPLLRDMSSSSCVDADGLSSAYPIDLDGGMLSLESETAADKNKTADKKSKGKRKKNVNKKSTTDSASEKEDLNGNSLVISKIQSNTTTDAGRNQELQTEGMGKELDQKSCKPADSQDSTQKSRKGRKGPIVYAEDIPDYRGKEKIEDLLNFIGKSPNNDTLSKDKKKKSKKKSLHGRPCRSSAENKDEKIELLESDSTDLYPTKSLDKACCNCNNSEIDDCLGDDNGQADNSIVLNPEYSSPNSAEPFILVEKKSKKRLNANLNRPNKFAPKSPYRNRKLSSSVMHPHQPQHFHCNEKTELDSSYSDLEGSYKARRNSTGNVHMQMSTVQSITTEDSDNESWTSLPISQVSQGIQLINENSYPISYAKIAALSLPLSNSQSLNRSVPCSVSKTGENVPGCKETSAVVKTNSVSVIKDNQVRRTSNGNEQSCCGSDISTENSDNSANYLLKDNDNYLDRRHSVGECIANGTSVKEPKATTSTPKNLHHNKGQKENKNETKEQDISFCDHKTSSIYKNIVSGLCLSSTENGEENFNLSLNNLNKAKNFNKSKLVSHHSLVQQQQHQQQPPQQCNIYVNNSNTKCNMTDILAVKFINPRDKKHNDKQYKVTFGFFYDPDNKNGRNMTGNDTIVDSSSCPLSSELPTSLPAEPFLPKQVSNDKDEDHKKLEDRAAKPGCKEGNGVLKSSHNNKINPGDEVTGKIPQLPEANCDSTEKTVKNTEAVKCVSKLNGVVLPTNTNSLETYSLRTNETPESATISTSSTLPTTSNSKTVSPTAVDDERPRGLSNIQGNNNLHHHHTSNKKTIPDSKCGGNNGDSTVSLQFIALSYGDKIQKDNKQKVIHFRSDVADTQLFNQQEILSYLSNEYRRVCHLSGECCY
- the LOC106874415 gene encoding myb-like protein U isoform X3 is translated as MSTYGTETVSPSRKKMLPMADYCLSEAEGLNYPLLRDMSSSSCVDADGLSSAYPIDLDGGMLSLESETAADKNKTADKKSKGKRKKNVNKKSTTDSASEKEDLNGNSLVISKIQSNTTTDAGRNQELQTEGMGKELDQKSCKPADSQDSTQKSRKGRKGPIVYAEDIPDYRGKEKIEDLLNFIGKSPNNDTLSKDKKKKSKKKSLHGRPCRSSAENKDEKIELLESDSTDLYPTKSLDKACCNCNNSEIDDCLGDDNGQADNSIVLNPEYSSPNSAEPFILVEKKSKKRLNANLNRPNKFAPKSPYRNRKLSSSVMHPHQPQHFHCNEKTELDSSYSDLEGSYKARRNSTGNVHMQMSTVQSITTEDSDNESWTSLPISQVSQGIQLINENSYPISYAKIAALSLPLSNSQSLNRSVPCSVSKTGENVPGCKETSAVVKTNSVSVIKDNQVRRTSNGNEQSCCGSDISTENSDNSANYLLKDNDNYLDRRHSVGECIANGTSVKEPKATTSTPKNLHHNKGQKENKNETKEQDISFCDHKTSSIYKNIVSGLCLSSTENGEENFNLSLNNLNKAKNFNKSKLVSHHSLVQQQQHQQQPPQQCNIYVNNSNTKCNMTDILAVKFINPRDKKHNDKQYKVTFGFFYDPDNKNGRNMTGNDTIVDSSSCPLSSELPTSLPAEPFLPKQVSNDKDEDHKKLEDRAAKPGCKEGNGVLKSSHNNKINPGDEVTGKIPQLPEANCDSTEKTVKNTEAVKCVSKLNGVVLPTNTNSLETYSLRTNETPESATISTSSTLPTTSNSKTVSPTAVDDERPRGLSNIQGNNNLHHHHTSNKKTIPDSKCGGNNGDSTVSLQFIALSYGDKIQKDNKQKVIHFRSDVADTQLFNQQEILSYLSNEYRRVCHLSGECCY
- the LOC106874415 gene encoding myb-like protein U isoform X2; the encoded protein is MSSSNGKPSLSLKLSENSYLNKKQHLWLLNGDAKPVNSVNASNSLVWDSNCLEMSTYGTETVSPSRKKMLPMADYCLSEAEGLNYPLLRDMSSSSCVDADGLSSAYPIDLDGGMLSLESETAADKNKTADKKSKGKRKKNVNKKSTTDSASEKEDLNGNSLVISKIQSNTTTDAGRNQELQTEGMGKELDQKSCKPADSQDSTQKSRKGRKGPIVYAEDIPDYRGKEKIEDLLNFIGKSPNNDTLSKDKKKKSKKKSLHGRPCRSSAENKDEKIELLESDSTDLYPTKSLDKACCNCNNSEIDDCLGDDNGQADNSIVLNPEYSSPNSAEPFILVEKKSKKRLNANLNRPNKFAPKSPYRNRKLSSSVMHPHQPQHFHCNEKTELDSSYSDLEGSYKARRNSTGNVHMQMSTVQSITTEDSDNESWTSLPISQVSQGIQLINENSYPISYAKIAALSLPLSNSQSLNRSVPCSVSKTGENVPGCKETSAVVKTNSVSVIKDNQVRRTSNGNEQSCCGSDISTENSDNSANYLLKDNDNYLDRRHSVGECIANGTSVKEPKATTSTPKNLHHNKGQKENKNETKEQDISFCDHKTSSIYKNIVSGLCLSSTENGEENFNLSLNNLNKAKNFNKSKLVSHHSLVQQQQHQQQPPQQCNIYVNNSNTKCNMTDILAVKFINPRDKKHNDKQYKVTFGFFYDPDNKNGRNMTGNDTIVDSSSCPLSSELPTSLPAEPFLPKQVSNDKDEDHKKLEDRAAKPGCKEGNGVLKSSHNNKINPGDEVTGKIPQLPEANCDSTEKTVKNTEAVKCVSKLNGVVLPTNTNSLETYSLRTNETPESATISTSSTLPTTSNSKTVSPTAVDDERPRGLSNIQGNNNLHHHHTSNKKTIPDSKCGGNNGDSTVSLQFIALSYGDKIQKDNKQKVIHFRSDVADTQLFNQQEILSYLSNEYRRVCHLSGECCY
- the LOC106874415 gene encoding myb-like protein U isoform X4, whose amino-acid sequence is MKDVNKKSTTDSASEKEDLNGNSLVISKIQSNTTTDAGRNQELQTEGMGKELDQKSCKPADSQDSTQKSRKGRKGPIVYAEDIPDYRGKEKIEDLLNFIGKSPNNDTLSKDKKKKSKKKSLHGRPCRSSAENKDEKIELLESDSTDLYPTKSLDKACCNCNNSEIDDCLGDDNGQADNSIVLNPEYSSPNSAEPFILVEKKSKKRLNANLNRPNKFAPKSPYRNRKLSSSVMHPHQPQHFHCNEKTELDSSYSDLEGSYKARRNSTGNVHMQMSTVQSITTEDSDNESWTSLPISQVSQGIQLINENSYPISYAKIAALSLPLSNSQSLNRSVPCSVSKTGENVPGCKETSAVVKTNSVSVIKDNQVRRTSNGNEQSCCGSDISTENSDNSANYLLKDNDNYLDRRHSVGECIANGTSVKEPKATTSTPKNLHHNKGQKENKNETKEQDISFCDHKTSSIYKNIVSGLCLSSTENGEENFNLSLNNLNKAKNFNKSKLVSHHSLVQQQQHQQQPPQQCNIYVNNSNTKCNMTDILAVKFINPRDKKHNDKQYKVTFGFFYDPDNKNGRNMTGNDTIVDSSSCPLSSELPTSLPAEPFLPKQVSNDKDEDHKKLEDRAAKPGCKEGNGVLKSSHNNKINPGDEVTGKIPQLPEANCDSTEKTVKNTEAVKCVSKLNGVVLPTNTNSLETYSLRTNETPESATISTSSTLPTTSNSKTVSPTAVDDERPRGLSNIQGNNNLHHHHTSNKKTIPDSKCGGNNGDSTVSLQFIALSYGDKIQKDNKQKVIHFRSDVADTQLFNQQEILSYLSNEYRRVCHLSGECCY